A genome region from Manihot esculenta cultivar AM560-2 chromosome 5, M.esculenta_v8, whole genome shotgun sequence includes the following:
- the LOC110614826 gene encoding cytosolic sulfotransferase 12: protein MPTPEPTTLLPHSPALQSPTDLPGYLQEKELSQDLRDLILSLPAEKGWVASYLHQYQGFWHTTRQLLGVLACQKHFQAHDTDIVLVTTPKSGTTWLKAIMFALLNRSRFPDSKQHPLLTTNPHVLVPFMEHEYIDTQFPDFSRFMSPSLFSTHLPFVSLPKSVLDSGCKFVYLCRNPKDSFVSLWHFTNRLKEPKETGENSLDETFDKFCRGVSLYGPFWDHVLGYWKVSLENPEKVLFLKYEDCKKEPKVLLRRLSEFLGCPFSQEEETCGVIGEILKLCSFENLSNLEVNRTGKLPSGEENCTFFRRGEVGDSVNHLTAEMLEKMDQITEQKFKRWGLNLS from the coding sequence ATGCCGACACCTGAACCAACCACGCTTCTCCCTCATTCTCCAGCCCTTCAATCCCCTACGGATCTCCCTGGATACTTGCAAGAAAAGGAGCTTTCCCAAGATTTGAGGGACTTGATATTGTCATTACCCGCTGAAAAAGGCTGGGTTGCAAGTTATCTCCATCAATATCAAGGTTTCTGGCACACAACTCGGCAGCTTCTTGGAGTACTAGCTTGCCAGAAACATTTCCAAGCTCATGATACCGATATCGTCCTCGTCACGACTCCTAAATCAGGCACCACTTGGTTGAAGGCAATAATGTTTGCCTTGTTGAATCGGTCTCGCTTTCCCGATTCTAAACAACACCCTTTGCTCACCACCAATCCTCATGTGCTTGTGCCTTTCATGGAGCACGAATACATTGATACACAGTTCCCTGACTTCTCCAGGTTCATGTCTCCAAGTCTGTTTTCAACGCATTTGCCATTTGTGTCGCTTCCAAAATCTGTGCTGGATTCAGGTTGCAAGTTCGTTTACTTGTGTAGGAACCCCAAGGATAGTTTTGTGTCACTTTGGCACTTCACTAACAGGTTGAAGGAACCTAAAGAAACGGGTGAAAATTCACTTGACGAGACATTTGACAAGTTCTGCAGAGGTGTGAGCTTGTACGGGCCATTTTGGGATCATGTGTTGGGATACTGGAAGGTGAGCTTGGAAAACCCAGAAAAAGTTCTGTTTTTGAAGTATGAGGACTGCAAGAAAGAGCCCAAAGTGCTGCTGAGGAGACTCTCTGAGTTTCTGGGATGTCCATTTTCTCAAGAAGAAGAAACCTGTGGTGTGATTGGTGAAATCTTGAAGTTGTGTAGTTTTGAAAACTTGAGCAATCTGGAGGTGAATAGGACCGGAAAATTGCCCTCCGGAGAGGAGAACTGCACCTTCTTCCGACGAGGTGAGGTGGGAGATTCCGTGAATCATCTGACAGCTGAGATGTTAGAAAAAATGGACCAAATCACTGAACAAAAGTTTAAGAGGTGGGGGTTAAATCTGTCATAG